In Polynucleobacter sp. MWH-S4W17, a genomic segment contains:
- the phoB gene encoding phosphate regulon transcriptional regulator PhoB encodes MTHRILIVEDEPSIAELIAINLTHAGYEVEKAMQADIALGMMKERLPNLVILDWMLPGKSGVQFAKELRANDRTRGLPILMLTAKSEEVDKVLGLDSGADDYVTKPFSPKELIARVRALLRRQTAVDDTGPLTVGPLKLDPSSHRVLAVWPNSEPKPISLGPTEYRLLQYFMANPERVHSRTNLLDKVWGNEVYIEERTVDVHIKRLRAALSPFDCDRFIETVRGSGYRITKIPTES; translated from the coding sequence ATGACTCACCGCATACTAATAGTTGAAGATGAGCCATCAATTGCAGAGTTAATTGCAATTAATCTAACTCATGCTGGTTACGAAGTTGAAAAGGCCATGCAGGCTGATATAGCCTTGGGCATGATGAAAGAGCGCTTGCCGAACTTGGTTATTTTGGACTGGATGCTTCCTGGAAAGTCCGGCGTACAGTTTGCCAAAGAATTAAGAGCAAATGATCGTACAAGGGGACTACCAATCCTGATGTTGACTGCTAAAAGTGAAGAGGTAGATAAAGTCTTGGGTTTAGATTCCGGGGCCGATGATTATGTCACCAAGCCATTCTCGCCCAAGGAGCTGATTGCTAGGGTTAGAGCGCTACTGCGAAGACAGACCGCCGTTGACGATACTGGTCCCCTCACGGTTGGCCCACTAAAGTTAGATCCCAGCTCCCACAGAGTCTTAGCAGTTTGGCCTAATTCTGAGCCAAAGCCAATATCCCTTGGCCCTACTGAATATAGACTTCTTCAGTACTTCATGGCTAACCCAGAACGAGTGCATTCACGTACAAATTTGCTCGATAAAGTATGGGGCAATGAGGTCTATATCGAAGAGCGCACTGTGGACGTTCACATCAAACGCTTAAGGGCTGCATTAAGCCCTTTTGACTGCGATCGATTTATTGAGACAGTTCGAGGTAGCGGCTACCGCATCACCAAGATACCAACTGAATCCTAG
- the phoU gene encoding phosphate signaling complex protein PhoU: MPDKHLSSQFDADLNSLSSRLLEMGGLVESQISTAMRAFTQMDLDTCNIVIENEKLVNDLEIQIDLACTEVIARRQPTARDLRLVMAVSKAITNLERAGDEAERVAKRTKRLIESGTPHNINVAEIRLSGQMAINLLRRSLDAFARLDTVAAAEVVAEDRQIDEEFRGFVRKLITYMSEDPHIISTGLDMLTIAKAIERIGDHAKNIAEFVIYIAKGSDVRHIPHEDLVREANKQ; this comes from the coding sequence ATGCCAGATAAACACCTATCCTCACAATTTGATGCCGATCTTAATTCGCTTTCAAGCCGATTGCTTGAAATGGGTGGATTGGTTGAGTCTCAAATTTCCACAGCTATGCGTGCATTCACGCAAATGGATCTTGATACTTGCAACATCGTGATTGAAAACGAAAAACTTGTAAATGATCTTGAGATCCAAATTGATTTAGCTTGCACTGAAGTAATTGCGCGTCGTCAACCAACTGCGCGAGATCTTCGTTTGGTAATGGCGGTATCTAAAGCGATTACGAATTTGGAGCGAGCGGGCGATGAGGCGGAGCGCGTTGCCAAGCGCACTAAGCGTTTAATTGAGTCTGGTACCCCACACAATATTAACGTTGCCGAAATTCGTCTATCAGGGCAAATGGCCATTAATCTATTGCGTCGTAGCTTAGATGCATTTGCAAGGCTAGACACTGTAGCCGCTGCAGAGGTGGTTGCGGAAGATCGTCAAATTGATGAGGAATTCAGAGGCTTTGTTCGTAAGTTAATTACTTATATGTCTGAAGATCCGCACATTATCAGCACTGGATTAGATATGTTAACGATTGCTAAGGCTATCGAACGTATTGGCGATCACGCTAAGAATATTGCAGAATTCGTGATTTACATCGCAAAAGGGTCCGATGTGCGTCATATTCCGCATGAAGACTTGGTGCGCGAAGCCAATAAGCAGTAA
- the pstB gene encoding phosphate ABC transporter ATP-binding protein PstB — MKTMFDLNKIDGQGGKVETTNQHSEQAAINALEVRNLNFFYGAFQGLKNINLDIEQGKVTAFIGPSGCGKSTLLRTLNRMYDLYPGQRAEGEINFYGQNILEPGQDLNLLRSRIGMVFQKPTPFPMSIYENIAFGVRLYEKLSRSEMDERVEWALNKAALWTEAKDKLNQSGLSLSGGQQQRLCIARGVAVKPSVILLDEPTSALDPISTGKIEELINELKHEYTIAIVTHNMQQAARVSDYTAYMYLGSLVEYGKTDEIFIKPKRKETEDYITGRFG; from the coding sequence ATGAAAACTATGTTTGACTTAAATAAGATTGATGGTCAAGGGGGTAAAGTGGAAACAACAAATCAACATTCAGAACAGGCAGCAATTAATGCCCTTGAAGTCAGAAATCTGAATTTCTTTTACGGTGCTTTCCAGGGCCTCAAGAATATTAATCTGGATATTGAGCAGGGTAAAGTGACAGCATTCATTGGCCCTTCAGGCTGCGGCAAATCCACATTACTACGTACCTTGAATCGTATGTACGACCTCTATCCAGGGCAACGTGCTGAAGGTGAAATCAATTTCTATGGCCAGAATATTTTGGAGCCAGGGCAGGACTTGAACCTGCTTCGTTCACGTATTGGTATGGTTTTCCAAAAACCAACCCCATTTCCAATGTCGATCTATGAAAACATTGCTTTTGGTGTGCGCCTCTATGAAAAACTCTCTCGTTCTGAAATGGATGAACGTGTTGAGTGGGCTTTGAATAAAGCTGCTCTATGGACTGAAGCAAAAGACAAGTTAAACCAAAGTGGTTTATCTCTCTCTGGCGGTCAACAACAACGTTTGTGTATCGCTCGTGGTGTTGCAGTCAAGCCATCAGTCATTTTGCTCGATGAGCCAACTTCTGCTTTGGATCCAATTTCGACTGGAAAAATCGAAGAGCTGATCAATGAGCTAAAGCATGAGTACACCATTGCTATCGTTACTCACAATATGCAACAGGCAGCCCGCGTATCCGACTACACTGCTTATATGTACCTTGGTAGTTTGGTCGAGTATGGTAAAACAGACGAAATCTTTATCAAGCCTAAGCGTAAAGAAACAGAAGACTACATCACCGGCCGCTTCGGTTAA
- the pstA gene encoding phosphate ABC transporter permease PstA codes for MSSNVNFDMTVFARRKRTNKIGLTLSMIAMAIGMASLIWILSILFIKGFSAINLNMFTASTPAPGTEGGGLANAIVGSLLLVGSCTFISTPVGVLAGLYLSEYGDRSRVASLTRFVTDIMLSAPSIVIGLFVYALYVAKVQHFSGWAGTIALALIAIPVVVRTTENMLRLVPGSLREAAYALGTPKWKVAFMVTLRAAQSGIMTGILLALARVSGETAPLLFTALSNQFFSTDMNKPMANLPVVIFQFAMSPYDNWVSLAWGGSLLITFTVLGLNILARVVFREKVQG; via the coding sequence ATGAGTTCAAACGTTAACTTTGATATGACCGTGTTTGCCCGTCGAAAAAGGACCAATAAAATTGGCCTAACTTTATCCATGATTGCAATGGCAATTGGAATGGCAAGTTTGATCTGGATTTTAAGCATCCTTTTTATTAAAGGGTTTTCTGCAATCAATCTAAATATGTTTACAGCAAGCACACCAGCTCCAGGCACTGAGGGTGGTGGATTGGCTAATGCAATTGTTGGTAGCCTTTTATTGGTTGGGTCATGTACATTTATCAGCACGCCTGTAGGTGTGCTGGCGGGTCTCTATCTTTCTGAATATGGTGATCGAAGTCGAGTGGCCTCTTTGACTCGTTTCGTTACCGATATCATGCTGTCCGCACCATCAATCGTAATTGGGCTATTTGTCTATGCCTTATATGTTGCTAAGGTACAGCATTTCTCAGGATGGGCGGGCACTATTGCATTAGCTCTGATTGCAATTCCAGTGGTTGTGCGCACCACAGAAAATATGCTGCGCTTAGTACCTGGAAGTTTGCGTGAGGCGGCTTATGCGTTGGGAACGCCTAAGTGGAAAGTGGCATTTATGGTTACCTTGCGCGCTGCACAAAGCGGCATTATGACCGGCATTCTTCTAGCTCTTGCTCGAGTTAGTGGCGAAACAGCGCCTTTATTATTTACTGCGTTGAGCAATCAATTTTTCTCCACAGATATGAATAAGCCTATGGCTAATTTACCGGTGGTTATTTTTCAATTTGCGATGAGCCCTTATGACAATTGGGTAAGTCTTGCTTGGGGCGGATCTCTTTTGATTACGTTTACCGTTCTCGGTTTAAATATTTTGGCACGAGTGGTATTTCGTGAGAAGGTCCAGGGATGA
- the pstC gene encoding phosphate ABC transporter permease subunit PstC: MNTLESAGAPTLVAARIARLQRIQDFLFHRVTQFFSLSVLFALLGIIGSLFVNAWPALKEFGPQFFITPAWDIVNGDFGGLIAIYGTLVSSVIALLIAVPLSFGIAFFLTEICPPPLRRPLGTAVELLAAVPSIIYGMFGLFVFAPIFGDYIEPALQATLGQIPFIGILFSGPPNGIGMLCAGLILALMILPFIASVMRDVFEIVPPVLKESAYGIGCTTWEVVRNIVLPYTKAGVIGGVMLGLGRALGETMAVTFVIGNAQRISASLFAPGSSIASTLANQFGEAEAGLHYSSLFALGLALFFITFVVLAFAKWMLISMEKKQGLKS, encoded by the coding sequence ATGAATACTTTGGAATCAGCGGGCGCGCCGACGCTAGTGGCCGCAAGAATTGCGCGTCTTCAGCGCATTCAAGATTTTCTTTTCCACCGCGTAACTCAATTTTTCTCTCTTTCTGTGCTTTTTGCGCTCTTGGGGATTATTGGCTCCTTATTTGTGAATGCATGGCCTGCATTGAAAGAGTTTGGACCGCAATTTTTCATTACACCAGCCTGGGATATTGTTAATGGTGATTTTGGTGGATTAATTGCTATTTATGGCACCTTGGTCTCCTCGGTGATTGCGCTATTGATTGCAGTACCACTTAGTTTTGGCATTGCTTTTTTCTTGACTGAAATTTGCCCTCCACCCTTAAGGCGTCCACTTGGGACTGCGGTGGAGTTGTTGGCAGCAGTACCATCTATTATTTATGGCATGTTTGGTTTATTTGTTTTTGCACCAATCTTTGGTGACTATATTGAGCCGGCACTTCAGGCCACTCTTGGTCAAATTCCTTTTATCGGAATTTTATTTTCTGGCCCACCAAACGGAATTGGAATGTTATGTGCGGGATTAATTCTTGCCTTGATGATTCTTCCTTTTATTGCATCGGTCATGCGCGATGTCTTTGAAATCGTGCCTCCTGTTCTAAAAGAGTCGGCTTATGGTATTGGTTGCACTACTTGGGAAGTAGTAAGAAACATTGTTTTGCCATACACCAAAGCGGGAGTAATTGGCGGTGTGATGTTGGGTCTTGGCAGAGCGCTTGGAGAGACGATGGCTGTTACTTTCGTTATTGGTAATGCGCAGCGTATTTCAGCTTCTCTTTTTGCGCCAGGAAGCTCAATAGCATCAACATTAGCCAACCAGTTTGGCGAGGCAGAGGCTGGTTTGCATTACTCATCTCTTTTCGCGCTCGGACTTGCTCTATTTTTTATTACGTTTGTTGTATTGGCTTTTGCTAAATGGATGTTGATCAGCATGGAAAAGAAGCAAGGACTTAAATCATGA
- the pstS gene encoding phosphate ABC transporter substrate-binding protein PstS has translation MKSFLKKALVIGAIALAPTAYAVEMTGAGSSFIYPVLSKWAESYKAKSGDGLNYQSIGSGGGIKQIKAKTVDFGATDAPMAFDDLQSHGMVQFPAIIGGVVVVVNIEGVGPNQLKLSGDLLSDIFQGSVTDWSDKRVALLNPGMKIPSGPITVVTRADGSGTTAIFTSFLSKTSSNFKEAVGFGAQVKWPAASTVSGKGNEGVAANVARIKNSIGYVEYAYAKKNNLSYTQVRNADGVMVSPTAEAFAAASAGTDWSKFPGMNTFITYAAGAKSWPITGATFVVLYKKPENKSQAAAVLKFFEYSFKDGKKAASELDYVPMPDATVDYIRKQVWSQVDTK, from the coding sequence ATGAAATCTTTTTTGAAAAAAGCACTAGTCATCGGTGCTATTGCTTTGGCCCCTACAGCTTACGCTGTTGAAATGACTGGAGCTGGCTCTTCATTCATCTATCCAGTGCTCAGCAAATGGGCTGAGTCTTATAAGGCTAAAAGTGGTGATGGCCTTAACTACCAGTCTATCGGTTCAGGTGGTGGTATTAAACAAATTAAAGCTAAGACAGTAGATTTTGGTGCTACCGACGCCCCAATGGCATTTGATGATCTCCAAAGTCATGGCATGGTTCAGTTCCCTGCAATTATTGGTGGTGTTGTAGTTGTTGTGAACATTGAAGGTGTTGGTCCAAATCAGCTCAAGCTCTCAGGCGACTTGTTGTCAGATATTTTCCAGGGTAGCGTAACTGATTGGAGCGATAAGCGCGTTGCTCTGTTGAACCCAGGTATGAAGATTCCTTCAGGCCCAATCACTGTTGTTACTCGTGCTGATGGTTCTGGTACTACTGCAATTTTTACTAGTTTCCTTTCTAAGACAAGCAGCAACTTTAAAGAAGCGGTTGGTTTTGGTGCCCAAGTCAAGTGGCCTGCAGCCTCTACAGTTAGCGGCAAAGGTAATGAAGGCGTTGCTGCAAACGTAGCCCGCATTAAGAATTCCATTGGTTATGTTGAGTATGCATATGCCAAAAAGAATAATTTGAGCTACACACAAGTTCGCAATGCTGATGGCGTAATGGTTTCTCCAACTGCTGAAGCATTTGCAGCCGCTTCCGCTGGTACAGATTGGTCTAAGTTTCCTGGCATGAATACATTCATCACATATGCTGCTGGTGCAAAATCCTGGCCTATTACCGGCGCTACTTTTGTGGTGCTTTACAAAAAGCCAGAAAACAAATCTCAAGCTGCTGCAGTATTGAAATTCTTTGAGTACTCTTTCAAAGATGGCAAAAAAGCAGCTTCAGAATTGGATTACGTTCCAATGCCTGATGCAACTGTAGATTACATTCGCAAACAAGTTTGGTCACAGGTTGACACTAAGTAA